One genomic region from Balaenoptera musculus isolate JJ_BM4_2016_0621 chromosome X, mBalMus1.pri.v3, whole genome shotgun sequence encodes:
- the ERCC6L gene encoding DNA excision repair protein ERCC-6-like, whose amino-acid sequence MEASRGFAEAGALSPEQAARYLRYVKEAKEATKNGDLEEALKLFNLAKDIFPNEKVMSRIQKIQEALEELAEHGDDEFTDVCNSGLLLYRELHNQLFEYQKEGVAFLYSLYRDGRRGGILADDMGLGKTVQIIAFLSGMFDASLVNHVLLIMPTSLISTWLKEFVKWTPGMRVKTFHGPSKDERTRNLSRIQQRNGVIITTYQMLINNWQQLSSLNGQEFVWDYVILDEAHKIKTSSTKSAICARAIPASNRILLTGTPIQNNLQELWSLFDFACQGSLLGTLKTFKMEYENPITRAREKDATPGEKALGFKISENLMAIIKPYFLRRTKEEVQKKKSSNPEVQLSEKSPDVGAICEMPSLSRKNDLIIWIRLVPLQEEIYRKFVSLDHIKELLMETRSPLAELGVLKKLCDHPRLLSARACGLLNLGAVKLSVQDEIEGEDSSDVDHIDQISDDALMEESGKMIFLMGLLKRLRDEGHQTLVFCQSRRILNIIERLLKNRHFKILRIDGTVTHLVEREKRISLFQQNKDYSVFLLTTQVGGVGLTLTAASRVVIFDPSWNPATDAQAVDRVYRIGQKENVVVYRLITCGTVEEKIYRRQVFKDSLIRQTTGDKKNPFRYFSKQELRELFTIEDFQNSATQMQLQSLHAAQRRSDKKLDEHIAFLHSLRIAGISDHDLMYTHDLSVKEELDVIEDSHYIQQRVQKAQFLVEFESQNTEFLMERQKAGNEGIWLREPVFPSQTKKKCHELNKPQPRPSPLLPTHHTQEEEISPQMASVIIEDLPQEGEKQDLARRKMNVTTPQDGRHPCASTFDADFVATLPKGCEDVEEIWTDSLSGMALQKEASQEGPMQEAQQESPQGSFNFLPSKSVRADLGPNLDQLEEDEILHHCNPWPANPETKEYQRPESNVSVIKIADDDLAAAHSALQDAQVNEAKLEEEPLASSAQYACDFNLFLEDSADNGKKFSSQSLEHVEKENILCGSAANSRAESVHSKACLSVDLSEKDDEPEEVVVNVKVRRKARRIDSDDEVEHDTFITDTSGTNPFNTSPFPFLSVKQFDASTPKNDVSPPGRFFSPKISDSLNKSINSRRSLASRRSLINVVLDHVEDMEERLDNSSEAKVAEDYLEEGAEESSGEAPEHTEEDPSRETLSSENKSSRLSTPKPGALAQETFPGDPEPLSGGQLVDSPQDEALEAADDYETLVLRGKELKECGKIQEALDCLVKALDIKSSDSEVMLMTLSLYKQLNKT is encoded by the coding sequence ataCGTGAAAGAGGCCAAAGAAGCAACTAAGAATGGAGATCTGGAAGAAGCACTTAAACTTTTCAATTTGGCAAAGGACATTTTTCCCAATGAAAAGGTGATGAGCAGAATCCAAAAAATACAGGAAGCCTTGGAGGAGTTGGCAGAACATGGAGATGATGAATTCACGGATGTGTGCAACTCTGGCCTGCTGCTCTATCGAGAACTGCACAACCAACTATTTGAGTACCAGAAGGAAGGTGTAGCTTTCCTCTATAGCCTGTATAGGGATGGAAGGAGAGGTGGTATTCTGGCAGATGATATGGGATTAGGAAAGACTGTTCAAATCATCGCTTTCCTTTCTGGTATGTTTGATGCTTCACTTGTGAACCATGTGCTACTGATCATGCCAACCAGTCTCATCAGCACGTGGCTAAAAGAATTTGTCAAGTGGACCCCAGGAATGAGAGTCAAAACCTTTCACGGTCCTAGCAAGGATGAACGTACCAGAAACCTCAGTCGGATTCAGCAAAGGAATGGTGTCATTATCACCACATACCAAATGTTAATCAATAATTGGCAGCAACTTTCCAGCTTGAATGGCCAAGAGTTTGTGTGGGACTATGTCATCCTTGATGaagcacataaaataaaaacctcatcTACCAAGTCAGCAATATGTGCTCGTGCAATCCCTGCCAGTAATCGCATCCTCCTCACAGGAACCCCGATCCAGAATAATTTACAAGAACTGTGGTCCCTGTTTGATTTTGCTTGTCAAGGGTCCCTGCTAGgaacattaaaaacttttaaaatggagTACGAAAATCCTATTACTAGAGCAAGAGAGAAGGATGCTACCCCAGGGGAAAAAGCCTTAggatttaaaatatctgaaaacttaATGGCAATCATAAAGCCCTATTTTCTTAGGAGGACTAAAGAAGAGGTACAGAAGAAAAAGTCAAGCAACCCAGAGGTCCAGCTTAGTGAAAAGAGTCCAGATGTTGGTGCCATATGTGAAATGCCTTCCCTTTCCAgaaaaaatgatttaattatttGGATACGTCTTGTACCTTTACAGGAAGAAATATACAGGAAATTCGTGTCTCTAGATCATATCAAGGAGTTGTTAATGGAGACACGCTCACCTTTGGCTGAGCTAGGTGTCTTAAAGAAGCTCTGTGATCATCCTAGGCTGCTATCTGCACGGGCTTGTGGTTTGCTGAATCTAGGAGCTGTCAAATTATCTGTTCAAGATGAAATTGAAGGGGAAGATTCCTCAGATGTGGACCATATTGATCAAATAAGTGATGATGCACTGATggaagaatctggaaaaatgatATTTCTAATGGGCCTGCTTAAGAGACTGCGAGATGAAGGGCATCAAACTCTGGTGTTTTGCCAGTCAAGACGAATTCTAAACATCATCGAACGCCTGTTAAAGAATAGGCACTTTAAGATATTGAGAATCGATGGAACAGTTACTCATCTTGTGGAACGAGAAAAAAGAATTAGCTTATTCCAGCAAAATAAAGATTACTCTGTTTTTCTGCTTACCACTCAAGTAGGTGGTGTTGGCTTAACACTAACCGCAGCAAGTAGAGTGGTCATCTTTGACCCTAGCTGGAATCCTGCAACTGATGCTCAAGCTGTGGATAGAGTTTACCGAATtggacaaaaagaaaatgttgtagTTTATAGGCTAATCACTTGTGGAACtgtagaggaaaaaatatacagaagacaGGTTTTCAAGGACTCATTAATAAGACAAACTACTGGTGATAAAAAGAACCCTTTCCGATATTTTAGTAAACAAGAATTGAGAGAGCTCTTTACAATTGAGGATTTTCAGAACTCTGCAACCCAGATGCAGCTTCAGTCTTTGCATGCTGCTCAGAGGAGATCTGATAAGAAACTAGATGAACATATTGCCTTCCTGCACTCTTTGAGGATAGCTGGAATCTCAGACCATGATTTGATGTACACGCATGACCTATCTGTTAAAGAAGAGCTTGATGTGATCGAAGACTCTCACTATATTCAACAAAGGGTTCAGAAAGCTCAATTCCTTGTTGAATTCGAGTCTCAAAATACAGAGTTCTTAATGGAAAGACAAAAAGCTGGAAATGAGGGGATATGGCTGAGAGAACCTGTATTTCCTTctcaaacaaagaagaaatgccATGAATTAAATAAACCACAGCCTCGGCCTTCACCTCTTCTACCAACTCACCACACCCAGGAAGAAGAAATCAGTCCCCAAATGGCAAGTGTAATCATTGAGGATCTGCCCCAAGAGGGTGAAAAACAAGATCTCGCCAGGAGAAAGATGAACGTTACCACCCCACAAGATGGTAGGCACCCGTGTGCAAGTACATTTGATGCTGATTTTGTAGCTACTTTACCCAAGGGGTGTGAAGATGTAGAAGAAATTTGGACTGACTCTTTATCAGGAATGGCTCTCCAAAAAGAGGCATCGCAAGAGGGGCCTATGCAGGAGGCACAGCAAGAGAGCCCTCAGGGAAGTTTCAATTTTTTACCTAGCAAGTCAGTCAGAGCTGATCTTGGGCCAAATCTAGATCAACTAGAGGAGGATGAGATTTTACATCACTGCAATCCCTGGCCTGCTAATCCCGAAACAAAGGAATATCAAAGGCCAGAATCGAATGTATCTGTTATTAAAATAGCTGATGATGACTTAGCAGCAGCCCACAGTGCACTACAGGATGCTCAAGTGAATGAGGCCAAGTTGGAAGAGGAACCTTTAGCATCTTCAGCACAGTATGCATGTGACTTCAATCTTTTCTTGGAAGACTCTGcagacaatggaaaaaaattttccagTCAGTCTTTGGAGCatgtggagaaagaaaatatcttgTGTGGCTCTGCAGCTAATTCCAGAGCAGAGTCCGTGCATAGCAAAGCATGTCTCAGTGTGGATCTTTCTGAGAAAGATGATGAGCCAGAAGAAGTAGTAGTTAATGTGAAAGTCAGAAGAAAAGCTAGACGTATCGATTCAGACGATGAAGTTGAACATGATACTTTTATTACAGATACTTCAGGCACAAACCCATTCAACACATCTCCCTTCCCgtttttatctgtaaaacagtTTGATGCCTCAACTCCCAAAAATGACGTCAGTCCACCTGGAAGGTTCTTTTCACCTAAAATATCTGATAGTTTAAATAAGTCTATAAACTCTAGAAGATCCCTGGCTTCTAGGAGGTCTCTTATTAATGTGGTTTTAGACCATGTGGAGGATATGGAGGAAAGACTTGACAATAGCAGTGAAGCAAAAGTTGCTGAAGATTACCTGGAGGAAGGAGCGGAGGAAAGCAGTGGTGAAGCCCCAGAGCATACAGAAGAAGATCCTTCCAGAGAAACACTGTCTTCAGAAAATAAGTCTAGCCGGTTAAGTACACCTAAGCCTGGTGCTCTGGCTCAGGAGACCTTTCCTGGTGACCCTGAGCCTTTGTCTGGTGGACAGTTGGTTGACTCTCCCCAGGATGAGGCACTGGAGGCTGCAGACGACTATGAGACTCTTGTCTTGCGTGGAAAAGAACTGAAAGAGTGTGGAAAAATACAGGAAGCCTTAGACTGCTTAGTTAAAGCACTTGACATAAAAAGCTCAGATTCTGAAGTCATGCTCATGACTTTAAGTTTGTATAAGCAACTTAATAAAACTTGA